The following DNA comes from Deltaproteobacteria bacterium.
AGGCTTCGAAGGATGGCAAACACTGAAACGGCGAATATCGGAAAGATAACCCAGGTCATAGGACCGGTTCTCGACGTGGAGTTCCCGCCCGGCAAGCTCCCGGCGCTCTACAACGCCATAAAGGTGACCAACCCCTCCATAAGCTCCGAGAAGTGGAACCTCGTGGCCGAGGTGGCCCAGCATCTCGGCGAGAACACGGCGCGCTGCATAGCCATGGACGCCACCGAGGGTCTCGTGCGCGGCACCGAGGCGCTCGATACGGGCGCTCCCATATCGGTGCCCGTGGGAAAGGCCGTGCTCGGAAGGATACTCAACGTCATCGGCGAGCCCGTCGACGAGATGGGACCCGTCGAGAGCGAGCAGGTCAGCTCCATACACAAGCCGGCCCCGGAGTTCAAGGACCAGTCCACGGAGATGGAGGTCTTCGAAACGGGCATCAAGGTCGTCGACCTGCTCACCCCCTACCTCAAGGGCGGCAAGATCGGCCTCTTCGGCGGCGCCGGCGTGGGCAAGACGGTCCTCATCATGGAGCTCATCAACAACGTGGCCATGCAGCACGGCGGCTTCTCCGTCTTCGGCGGCGTGGGCGAGAGGACGAGAGAGGGCAACGACCTGTGGCTCGAGATGAAGGAGAGCGGCGTCATCGACAAGGCGGCGCTCGTCTACGGCCAGATGAACGAGCCCCCGGGGGCGAGGGCGCGCGTGGCGCTCACGGCGCTCACCGTGGCCGAGCACTTCCGCGACGAAGAGGGCCAGGACGTGCTCCTCTTCATCGACAACATATTCAGGTTCGTCCAGGCCAACTCCGAGGTCTCGGCCCTTCTCGGCCGCATCCCCTCGGCCGTGGGATACCAGCCCACCCTCTCCACCGACGTGGGCGGACTGCAGGAGCGCATCACCTCGACCAGGAAGGGGTCGATCACCTCGGTCCAGGCCATCTACGTGCCGGCCGACGACCTCACGGACCCGGCCCCTGCCACGACCTTTGCCCATCTCGACGCCACGACCGTCCTCTCGCGTCAGATAGCCGAGCTCGGCATCTATCCGGCCGTCGACCCCCTCGACTCGACCTCGCGGATCCTCGATCCCCAGATCGTCGGCGAGGAGCACTATCGGGTGGCCCGGCAGATACAGCAGATACTGCAGAAGTACAAGGACCTGCAGGACATCATCGCCATCCTCGGCATGGACGAGCTCAGCGAGGAGGACAAGCTCATCGTCGCCAGGGCGAGGAAGATACAGCGTTTCCTCTCGCAGCCTTTCTTCGTGGCCGAGCAGTTCACAGGCACGCCGGGCAAGTACG
Coding sequences within:
- the atpD gene encoding F0F1 ATP synthase subunit beta — its product is MANTETANIGKITQVIGPVLDVEFPPGKLPALYNAIKVTNPSISSEKWNLVAEVAQHLGENTARCIAMDATEGLVRGTEALDTGAPISVPVGKAVLGRILNVIGEPVDEMGPVESEQVSSIHKPAPEFKDQSTEMEVFETGIKVVDLLTPYLKGGKIGLFGGAGVGKTVLIMELINNVAMQHGGFSVFGGVGERTREGNDLWLEMKESGVIDKAALVYGQMNEPPGARARVALTALTVAEHFRDEEGQDVLLFIDNIFRFVQANSEVSALLGRIPSAVGYQPTLSTDVGGLQERITSTRKGSITSVQAIYVPADDLTDPAPATTFAHLDATTVLSRQIAELGIYPAVDPLDSTSRILDPQIVGEEHYRVARQIQQILQKYKDLQDIIAILGMDELSEEDKLIVARARKIQRFLSQPFFVAEQFTGTPGKYVSIKDTIKGFSEIAEGKHDDIPEQAFYMVGTLDEALEKAEKLASGG